One region of Betaproteobacteria bacterium genomic DNA includes:
- a CDS encoding TolC family protein: protein ALEQRPDLLARVAVIRAREAEIRKAQSEFYPRIAVAADVAQNIGRIRTNDIPSWASVNDPTYGAAISIELPLYDGGLRDSRLGIAKAQRRIAEEEFELARDKTVRQVVKAYDDFKVALRKREAALALLAAAEKSYDAAMDSYRSGVATFLDVTNAQTALVKARTTDTDSQSAVFATAATLAFSTGDLAPPVAAAESASYTPIYDRRDVGQQ, encoded by the coding sequence GCGCTCGAGCAACGTCCCGATTTGCTGGCACGCGTGGCGGTGATTCGGGCGCGCGAAGCGGAAATTCGCAAGGCGCAGTCGGAGTTCTACCCGCGCATCGCGGTCGCTGCCGATGTCGCGCAGAACATCGGGCGCATCCGGACCAACGACATTCCCAGCTGGGCGAGCGTGAACGACCCGACCTACGGCGCCGCGATCTCGATCGAGCTGCCCCTCTACGACGGCGGGCTGCGCGACAGCCGGCTTGGCATCGCAAAGGCGCAGCGGCGCATCGCCGAGGAGGAGTTCGAACTCGCGCGTGACAAGACGGTGCGCCAAGTCGTCAAGGCGTATGACGATTTCAAGGTCGCCCTGCGCAAGCGCGAGGCGGCGCTGGCCCTCCTTGCCGCGGCAGAGAAGTCCTACGACGCGGCGATGGACTCCTACCGGAGTGGGGTCGCGACCTTTCTCGACGTCACGAATGCGCAGACTGCGCTGGTCAAGGCGCGCACCACCGACACCGATTCGCAGAGCGCCGTCTTCGCGACGGCGGCAACACTGGCCTTCAGCACCGGTGACTTGGCGCCGCCGGTGGCTGCTGCCGAAAGCGCGTCCTACACACCGATCTATGATCGACGCGACGTTGGTCAGCAGTGA